One Cricetulus griseus strain 17A/GY chromosome 5, alternate assembly CriGri-PICRH-1.0, whole genome shotgun sequence genomic window carries:
- the LOC100773813 gene encoding zinc finger protein 878 isoform X1 → MDCLTFDDVAVNFTLEEWDLLDPSQKQLYTDVMQETFKNLVAIGQTEEGQRIEDDGHFRRNLRNGIVELLFEPSEGRQCEEIFSQFPDTVMNKKIHHGLKLCESKLCADVLVGLPPLNMHKRVPTGHKPYEYEIYGDGLYKFKECRKAFMYPECFLKHENNHRVEKPYKCQQCGKAFSSSSKVRRHERTHTGEKPYICNHCGKAFPSRGSLRRHDRIHSGEKPFVCKYCGKAFTGQSSLPRHERIHSGEKPYVCKYCGKCFISSSTCRVHERTHTGEKLYVCNLCNKAVTTRTSLRNHERIHSGEKPYVCEQCGKGFISSGTFRIHERIHTGEKPYKCKECGKAFTIQSSLQRHERIHTREKPYDCKECGKAFSGYSSLRRHERIHSGERPYACKQCGKAFPALGDCQRHEQIHTGEKPYICKQCGKAFTRCGSLRIHEKTHTRENS, encoded by the exons ATG GACTGTCTAACTTTTGATGATGTGGCTGTGAACTTTACCTTGGAGGAGTGGGATTTGTTGGATCCTTCCCAGAAGCAACTCTACACAGATGTGATGCAGGAAACCTTCAAAAACCTTGTTGCTATAG GACAAACTGAGGAGGGCCAGAGGATTGAAGATGATGGACACTTTAGGAGAAACCTAAG AAATGGAATTGTAGAATTATTGTTTGAACCCAGTGAAGGTAGACAATGTGAAGAAATCTTCAGCCAGTTTCCAGATACTGTTATGAACAAGAAAATCCATCACGGACTAAAACTGTGTGAAAGCAAATTATGTGCCGATGTACTTGTTGGTCTCCCACCCCTAAATATGCATAAACGTGTTCCAACAGGACATAAACCATATGAATATGAGATATATGGAGATGGTCTCTATAAATTTAAAGAATGCAGGAAAGCCTTCATGTATCCTGAATGCTTTCTGAAGCATGAAAATAATCACAGAGTAGAGAAACCATATAAGTGTCAGCAATGTGGAAAAGCCTTTTCTTCTTCCAGTAAGGTTCGAAGACATGAAAGAACTCATACTGGTGAAAAACCCTACATATGTAACCATTGTGGGAAAGCCTTCCCTAGTCGTGGTTCCCTTCGACGCCATGACAGGATTCACAGTGGAGAGAAACCTTTTGTTTGTAAGtattgtgggaaagccttcactgGTCAAAGTTCCCTTCCACGACATGAAAGAATTCACAGTGGAGAAAAACCCTATGTCTGCAAGTACTGTGGGAAGTGTTTCATTTCTTCAAGTACCTGTCGAGTACATGAACGgactcacactggagagaaactctaCGTTTGTAACTTGTGTAATAAAGCTGTCACTACTCGCACTTCCCTTCGAAATCATGAAAGAATCCACAGTGGTGAGAAACCCTATGTCTGTGAACAGTGTGGAAAAGGTTTCATCTCTTCTGGTACCTTTCGAATACATGAGcgaattcacactggagagaagccctataAATGTAAGGAATGTGGTAAAGCCTTCACTATACAGAGTTCTCTTCAACGCCATGAAAGGATTCACACTAGGGAAAAACCCTATGACTGTAAGGAATGCGGGAAGGCTTTCAGTGGTTACAGTTCTCTCAGACGCCATGAAAGGATTCACAGTGGAGAGAGACCTTATGCATGCaagcagtgtgggaaagccttcccTGCTTTGGGTGATTGTCAAAGACATGAACAGATTCACACTGGTGAGAAACCCTACATATGTAAGCAGTGTGGGAAAGCTTTCACTCGCTGTGGTTCCCTTAGAATACATGAGAAGACCCACACCAGAGAGAATTCCTAA
- the LOC100773813 gene encoding zinc finger protein 878 isoform X2 produces MQETFKNLVAIGQTEEGQRIEDDGHFRRNLRNGIVELLFEPSEGRQCEEIFSQFPDTVMNKKIHHGLKLCESKLCADVLVGLPPLNMHKRVPTGHKPYEYEIYGDGLYKFKECRKAFMYPECFLKHENNHRVEKPYKCQQCGKAFSSSSKVRRHERTHTGEKPYICNHCGKAFPSRGSLRRHDRIHSGEKPFVCKYCGKAFTGQSSLPRHERIHSGEKPYVCKYCGKCFISSSTCRVHERTHTGEKLYVCNLCNKAVTTRTSLRNHERIHSGEKPYVCEQCGKGFISSGTFRIHERIHTGEKPYKCKECGKAFTIQSSLQRHERIHTREKPYDCKECGKAFSGYSSLRRHERIHSGERPYACKQCGKAFPALGDCQRHEQIHTGEKPYICKQCGKAFTRCGSLRIHEKTHTRENS; encoded by the exons ATGCAGGAAACCTTCAAAAACCTTGTTGCTATAG GACAAACTGAGGAGGGCCAGAGGATTGAAGATGATGGACACTTTAGGAGAAACCTAAG AAATGGAATTGTAGAATTATTGTTTGAACCCAGTGAAGGTAGACAATGTGAAGAAATCTTCAGCCAGTTTCCAGATACTGTTATGAACAAGAAAATCCATCACGGACTAAAACTGTGTGAAAGCAAATTATGTGCCGATGTACTTGTTGGTCTCCCACCCCTAAATATGCATAAACGTGTTCCAACAGGACATAAACCATATGAATATGAGATATATGGAGATGGTCTCTATAAATTTAAAGAATGCAGGAAAGCCTTCATGTATCCTGAATGCTTTCTGAAGCATGAAAATAATCACAGAGTAGAGAAACCATATAAGTGTCAGCAATGTGGAAAAGCCTTTTCTTCTTCCAGTAAGGTTCGAAGACATGAAAGAACTCATACTGGTGAAAAACCCTACATATGTAACCATTGTGGGAAAGCCTTCCCTAGTCGTGGTTCCCTTCGACGCCATGACAGGATTCACAGTGGAGAGAAACCTTTTGTTTGTAAGtattgtgggaaagccttcactgGTCAAAGTTCCCTTCCACGACATGAAAGAATTCACAGTGGAGAAAAACCCTATGTCTGCAAGTACTGTGGGAAGTGTTTCATTTCTTCAAGTACCTGTCGAGTACATGAACGgactcacactggagagaaactctaCGTTTGTAACTTGTGTAATAAAGCTGTCACTACTCGCACTTCCCTTCGAAATCATGAAAGAATCCACAGTGGTGAGAAACCCTATGTCTGTGAACAGTGTGGAAAAGGTTTCATCTCTTCTGGTACCTTTCGAATACATGAGcgaattcacactggagagaagccctataAATGTAAGGAATGTGGTAAAGCCTTCACTATACAGAGTTCTCTTCAACGCCATGAAAGGATTCACACTAGGGAAAAACCCTATGACTGTAAGGAATGCGGGAAGGCTTTCAGTGGTTACAGTTCTCTCAGACGCCATGAAAGGATTCACAGTGGAGAGAGACCTTATGCATGCaagcagtgtgggaaagccttcccTGCTTTGGGTGATTGTCAAAGACATGAACAGATTCACACTGGTGAGAAACCCTACATATGTAAGCAGTGTGGGAAAGCTTTCACTCGCTGTGGTTCCCTTAGAATACATGAGAAGACCCACACCAGAGAGAATTCCTAA